From the Lathyrus oleraceus cultivar Zhongwan6 chromosome 4, CAAS_Psat_ZW6_1.0, whole genome shotgun sequence genome, one window contains:
- the LOC127135566 gene encoding U11/U12 small nuclear ribonucleoprotein 31 kDa protein — protein MSSKKKHKRKHSDSDEDDDVFYYRYCASSSTPNTTTGTTSSNQPQSKPNNKGSSIGGTGEPLAPSKSTLYVSNLDYSLTNSDLHTLFSTFGRIARVTVLKDRHTRLSRGVAFVQFVSRNDAQRAVAEMNKKILNGRTLTASIAADNGRAPEFIRKRVYNTETALCYECGGHGHLSYECPKNQLGPRPRPQPKKPRRGFSGLRDRDGEEEGDEEEEEGGQIAAEQFDDNWASVVDDEAGERLLGRNRNDDEGLDNNKTKKKGKKAGYFSDESDHDDDD, from the coding sequence ATGTCAAGCAAGAAGAAACACAAACGAAAACACAGCGACAGCGATGAAGACGACGACGTTTTCTACTACCGCTACTGCGCTTCGTCCTCAACCCCCAACACCACCACCGGCACCACATCCAGTAATCAACCCCAATCAAAACCGAACAACAAAGGATCATCAATAGGAGGAACAGGTGAACCCTTAGCACCATCAAAATCGACGCTATACGTTTCTAATCTAGATTACTCCCTAACAAACTCCGATCTCCATACGCTCTTCTCTACTTTCGGCCGCATCGCGCGTGTAACCGTTCTCAAAGACCGTCACACGCGCCTAAGCCGCGGTGTCGCGTTTGTCCAATTCGTTTCTCGTAATGACGCCCAACGCGCCGTGGCGGAGATGAATAAGAAGATTCTCAATGGAAGGACTCTAACTGCTTCTATTGCTGCTGATAATGGACGTGCTCCGGAGTTTATTCGGAAGCGCGTGTACAATACTGAGACTGCTTTGTGTTATGAGTGTGGGGGGCATGGTCATTTGTCGTATGAGTGTCCTAAGAATCAGTTGGGGCCGAGGCCGCGGCCTCAGCCTAAGAAGCCGCGACGGGGATTTAGTGGGCTGAGGGATAGGGATGGGGAGGAGGAAGGTgatgaggaggaggaggagggtGGTCAGATTGCTGCGGAGCAGTTTGACGATAATTGGGCTTCTGTTGTGGATGATGAAGCGGGTGAAAGGTTGCTGGGGAGAAACAGAAATGATGATGAGGGTTTGGACAACAACAAGACgaagaagaaagggaagaaaGCTGGGTATTTCAGTGATGAGAgtgatcatgatgatgatgattga